The Faecalibacterium sp. I3-3-89 sequence ATAAGAAGGACAAGACCCATAAAGGGGGAAGGAATCCATGCCAAAGACAGCCCATAAGGTCGTGGTCATCGGGCATCGCAACCCGGACACCGACTCCATCTGCTCTGCCATCGCTTACGCAGAGCTGAAAAATAAGACAAGCTCCCTCGTCTGCGAGGCCCGCCGGGCCGGACGGATGAATCAGGAGACTGAATTTGTGCTCAGGCGGTTCGGCGTCCAGCCGCCCCGGATGTGCACCGACGTCAACCCCAAGATCCGTGACGTAGACTACCGCGAGATGCCCGGCATCCCCGGCTCCACCAGCCTGCGCAAGGCGTGGCAGATCATGCGCGACCAGCAGATCGACACCCTGCCCATCACCAGCGCCGACAACGAGCTGGAGGGCGTCATCACCGTGAAAGACATCGCCACGGCCAACATGGACATCTTCGATACCGGTGTCCTCGCCAAGAGCAAGACCACCTATAAGAATATCCTCGACACCCTTGGCGGAACCATGGTGGTGGGCGACGAGAGCGCCGTCTGCACCACTGGACACATCAAGATCGGCACCGCCACCCCCGAGATGCTGGAAAGCAACGTCGAAAAGGGCGACATCGTCATCCTGACCAACCGCTACGAGAGCCAGCTCTGCGCCATCGAGAAGGAGGCCTCCCTTCTCATCATCTGCAACGGGGCCAAGGTGGGCCGCACCATCCAGCGCATCGCCGAGGAGACGGGCGTGGCCATCATGACCGCCCCCTGCGACACCTACGCCGCCGGCAAGCTCGTGAGCCAGTGCGCCCCCATCTCCTACTATATGACCCGCGACGATATCATGAAGTTCACCCTCGTCACTCCGGTGGCCGATGTCACCCGCGTGATGGCCAAGGTGCGCCACCGCTACTTCCCCATCCTCGACGAGGAAGGCAAGTACTGCGGCATGGTCAGCCGCCGCAACATCATCGCGCTGCGCAAGCGCCGCATTATCCTCGTGGACCACAACGAGGCCACGCAGGCCGTCGAGGGCTTCGATCAGGCCGAGATCCTCGAAATCATCGACCATCACCGCATCGGCAGCCTCGAGACCAGCGGCCCGGTCTACTTCCGCAATCAGCCTGTGGGCTGCACCGCCACCATCATCACCCAGATGTACGACGAGAACGGCGTCGAGATCCGGCCCCAGATCGCCGGTCTGCTGCTGGCGGCCATCCTCTCCGATACACTGGTCTTCCGCAGCCCCACCTGCACTCCCGTCGATGTCTCCACCGCCAACCGCCTCGCCAAGATCGCAGGTGTCGAGATCGATGCCTTTGCCTCTGAGATGTTCGAGGCCGGCGAGAAGCTGGACGGCAAGACCGCCGAGGAGGTCTTCCTGCAGGACTTCAAGGTGTTCATGTGCGGCGACGTCCGCTTCGGCGTGGCGCAGGGCAGCTATATGACCCGCAAGAACCTCAAAGCCGCCCAGCAGCTGCTCACCCCCTATCTGCCCGAGGCCTGCGGCAAGCAGAACGTGGAAGACCTCTATATGCTGCTGACCGACGTGCCCAAGGAGGAGAGCGTGGTCATCTGCACCGGCCGTCATGCCGACGAGATGCTGCGCAGCGGCTTCGAGAAGGAGCCGGAAGAGGACGGCAGCTGGACGCTGCCCGGCGTCGTCAGCCGCAAAAAGCAGTTCATCCCCGCTCTGATGAGCGCATATCAGGAGCTGTAAGCCGCTTATGTTCGATTTTCTGAATGAAAAGGACCGCCAGCCCCCCACCCTGCCCGAGGGCACCGTCCGACGGCGGTACTCCATCGAAGGGCAGGTGCAGGGCGTGGGCTTCCGCTACCGCGCCCGGTACGCCGCCCAGAGCCTCGGCCTCACCGGCTGGGTGGAGAACGAGGACGATGGCTCGGTCACGCTGGAGGTGCAGGGCGACCCGGCCCTCTTCCTCAAGCTGTTCGCCCTCATCCAGCGCAGCGACTATATCCAGATCACCTCGCTCCGCCAGCGCGACCTCGCCCCCGACCCATGGGAGCGGGATTTCCGGGTGCGCGGCTGCTGGTAAACGCCTCTTATAAACACGAAGCCCCCCGGAGTCCTGCATTCCGGGGGGCTGTTGTGCATCTATCAGGAGTAGTTCCGCCTTGTATTACGAACGAGTACATTGTCGGGGAGTTCTTCTGAAAATAAAGCTATCACAAATTCGTGGAAAATGTGTGTAATTTCAGGAAAAGATTGGAGAAATCCTTCCGCACATCTTACTTTTTTTCACGTTCCGGTTGACAGAGCACCAAGGTTGTGCTATCATCGAGTCAATCATTGTCAAGCCTTTCCGCGGCTCTGCCGCTCGGCTTGGGAATAAGGGAGCGCCGCACGGGCCGGCAAAGGGGTTTTATACCGCTTTGCCGGCCTGTGTTTTTATTTGCCCCACCGGAGGATGGTATACTTTTCCCAAAAAGCGGGAGTGAATTTTGTCATTTTGCTGATTGACAAACTCATACGGGGGGGGGTAAAATTGCATTGTATAGTGTTTCCAGTAA is a genomic window containing:
- a CDS encoding putative manganese-dependent inorganic diphosphatase, with translation MPKTAHKVVVIGHRNPDTDSICSAIAYAELKNKTSSLVCEARRAGRMNQETEFVLRRFGVQPPRMCTDVNPKIRDVDYREMPGIPGSTSLRKAWQIMRDQQIDTLPITSADNELEGVITVKDIATANMDIFDTGVLAKSKTTYKNILDTLGGTMVVGDESAVCTTGHIKIGTATPEMLESNVEKGDIVILTNRYESQLCAIEKEASLLIICNGAKVGRTIQRIAEETGVAIMTAPCDTYAAGKLVSQCAPISYYMTRDDIMKFTLVTPVADVTRVMAKVRHRYFPILDEEGKYCGMVSRRNIIALRKRRIILVDHNEATQAVEGFDQAEILEIIDHHRIGSLETSGPVYFRNQPVGCTATIITQMYDENGVEIRPQIAGLLLAAILSDTLVFRSPTCTPVDVSTANRLAKIAGVEIDAFASEMFEAGEKLDGKTAEEVFLQDFKVFMCGDVRFGVAQGSYMTRKNLKAAQQLLTPYLPEACGKQNVEDLYMLLTDVPKEESVVICTGRHADEMLRSGFEKEPEEDGSWTLPGVVSRKKQFIPALMSAYQEL
- a CDS encoding acylphosphatase; the encoded protein is MFDFLNEKDRQPPTLPEGTVRRRYSIEGQVQGVGFRYRARYAAQSLGLTGWVENEDDGSVTLEVQGDPALFLKLFALIQRSDYIQITSLRQRDLAPDPWERDFRVRGCW